In Streptosporangiales bacterium, the sequence GCTTCGCCGCCAGCGCCGGGCTCGGTGCCCGCTCCAACAAGATCAGCGAGTCACTGGCCGCCAGATCCTCGAAAGCTTCCAGCGCAGCAGGGAAGAACTCCCGCAGCGTCGAGCGCAGCCGCAGCACGTGCCGGGTCCGCTCCCAGATCGCGGTCTGGTGCGCACGCGCGAGCAGCTTCACCGCGTCGGCCAGCTCGCTGTCCCCAGCGATCGGGCGGTGGTGATCACGGTCCAGGCGCACGATCTCGGCGAGCACGTGCGCGTCACCGGCGCCGCTCTTGGCGCCCGAGGTGGAGTGCCGCTGCCGATATCGTGCCGCCGAGAGCGGGTTGATCGCGAACACCAAGTAGCCGGCCGCCCGCAGTGCTGTCACCCACGGCCCGCGGTCGGTCTCGATCCCGACCACCACCTGGCCCGTCACCTGCTCGGGCGGCAGCTCCGCCCAGGCGGCCGGGGCATGCTCGGCCACCAACGCGTGCAGCCGGGTGATGCCCTCCAACCCCTCCGGCAACCGGGCCTGGACCAGCCGGCGGCCGTCCTCGTCCACGACCTCGACGTCGTGGTGGTCCTCGGCCCAGTCGTCCCCAATGAACAGCACCCGCAGCAACTCCTTCGTGTCCGGCCAACAAGATCACAGCACCCGGGGACCCCTGCAACCTAATGATCAAGTGCTCACGCCGAGGCGGGCACGACATCCCATCAGCAGTCCAGTCACCGGCGAACCGGCAGGCGCACGGTCTGTCAGTAGGCCTCCGAAGCGGCCGGTTTCCGTGAGTGCTGACCTGCCGGCCGCTGCTGCGGCTGAGCCTCCCATATAGGTGGCCCGGCTGATCTCATTAGGTTCCGCGAGCGCTCGGTGCACCCGCCGGGTGCACGTCACTCCGCACAATGCCGTCCAACGGCTCTCAAGCCGATAGTTGCGGCCGACGACGACGTGCGCAGCAGGCAAACCCGCAGGTCACAATGCGGTTACCGAGCCGGTTCGATCCCCGTCACCCGCTCAACTGTCATCTGGCTTTGACCTGCAGGTTCTCCAACATCGCCTCTTTGGTTGCGGTGTCAGGGGTGCACCGTGAACCGTCCAATGGGCTTGCCCCTCGACAGGTAGTCGCTCAGCAGCCGCACCGCACGGGCACGGACCTCGGCAATCCCCTTGGGCATGGCGCACATCCTTCCAACTCAGAAAGATGCGGCATCAAACCTGGGGCGCTTCAAGCACCGCGACGGCGTCCTCGAGCTGGTCGTCGAGGGCGTTCTTGTAGCCGTGGAACGGATCGAGGGTGGCGCCCTTGATGCCGTCGCGGAAGGCCTGGTTGCGGGCCTGGAGCCACTCGGCGTAGGCAGCGCCGGACCGGCCGGGCACCAGGTCCAGCAGCCGCGCCCGGGTCTTGCCCTTGGCGTCGCGAGTCAGGTCGACCATCCCGGTCAGCTCCTTGGGCCACGCCCGCCGTCCTCGACAGGCTTGGTGGAGACGTGGTGCCACACGTGCTCGTCGACCCCGAGAGTGCCGACGCCCTCGGACCGAGCGGTGTATTGGCCGGAGATGGCCGGTCCACCAGCTGTGGGTCGGATCTGGCATCGTGACCAGAGCTGTAGTGGAAGGAGCCCGATGGACAGGCCCCCGGGTCGATCTGAGTCGTACGACGCGGCGGCGGCAGCCGAACTGCTCGCGTATTCATTCCCTGCCGACGACACCATCGCCGAGCGAACGCGGACCTGGCCTCGCGACCGTGTCTACGCCGTCGAGTCTGAGGGAGAACTCGCCTCCGTCATCCTCTGGCGGGTGGTTACCGTGCTCGACCACGGTAACCCGCTGTTGATGGCTCTGGCAGGGCCGGGTGCAACTGCCGCTACCGCGCGCGGTCGGCGTGTCTTGGCTGGATCTCAAACGGACTTCCTGGCTGCTATGCGCGATGCGGGATGTGTGCTGTCCGGACTGGAGACGCCCATTCCGAAGTGGCACCAGAACAATGGCTGGGGTATCTGTCTGTCGGTGGCCCGCTTTACCGGGGCGCCCGCCGATCTGGCGTGGCCATCGCGCACTGGTGCGGGGAGTGCGGTCAGGTTCGACCCACCTCACGAACTTGTGGCCTCCGTTTATGAGGACTGTGCCCGTGATCGGTTCGGGCTGCTGGAACGCTCCGCAGCGGACTGGGCCGATCTCCGCCGGGTCGGTCCAGGCGAGTTGCGACGCGACGTCGTGGGTGCTGTCGCCGAGGGCGGGGACCGCGGGTACGCCGTGTTGGTGCATCGGCTGGTGGGCGACGGTGCCGGTCTCGAGATCGAGGTTCGGGAGCTGTTTCACACGGGGCCGTCCGCTTTGGCGAGGCTGTTGTATTTCCTTGTCTCCCACAACAACGTCGCACGGCTTCGGTGGGACGCTCCTCCGGAGGTCGAGTTGTGGAGCGCGACCTCGCACGCCCGGACCTGGGAGCCGGTGCGGGCCCTGGACAAGCTGGTTCGAGTAGTCAATCTGGCTGGCTTGTCGCTGGCGACGAACGCGTTTCCCGGGACGGGGGTAATTCGGGTGATCGACAGCCAGGCGCCGTGGAACGACGGGCTGTGGCGGATCATTGGCGACGGCGAGCGGATCACGTTCACTTCTCTTGCTGCGGCACCGCCGACCTCAGCGGATCAAGCGGCCGGCGACGTTACCGTCCAGGCGTGCGCGCTGGCGCCTTTCCTACTCGGTGCCAGCAGCCCGTGGTGGCTCCGGGACTCCGGCCTACTGTCCGCACCCAATGAGCATGCCTTATCCCAGGTGTCGAGGCTTGTGGGAACGCGGCGCCCGCCGTACTGCCCGGATTCCTGGTGAACCGGCACCGAGCGCCCGACCGGCGATCAGTTTGGGACTGCGCCGTTGCGGGTTTCCGAGGCGATCTGGGCGAGGCACGATCTCAATCCGGTGAGGTATCCGTTGAGCGCGGCGACGTCGCGAGTACGCACGCTGCGCACGACCAGCACGAGCAGTTGACCGACATGCGACCAGCCCCACGCCAGCGTGCCGAAGGTCCCTGGCCGTTTGTGTCGCCAGCGGAAGTAGGACAGGACATGCCCGTGCAGCACAGCGACTGCGCGGGGGTCCTCGGGGGCGGTGGACGGTTCGTCCAGGATGTCGGCGAGAGCGTGTGGTACGGACAGTAGTTGCCCGTGTTGCCGGGCTCGCGCGCCGAAGTCGAGATCTTCCCCCAGCACGTAGCCGTCGATGGTTTCGTCCAGCAGAACGACGCTGGTCAGGCTGCGACGCAGCAGAGTGCAGCACAGGTGTGTGACGCCGACGCTTTCGGTGGCTCGTGGCACGAGTCGGATCACGGAGTGTCCGGACCACCGCAGTCGTGACGTTCCGTGGAACGGATTGTGGTAGCCAAGCCCGAGGAGTCGATAGGTGAGGTTGGTGGCCGTCGGCAGGACCGGGTCGCCGACCAGGTTCGCCGCCGCGAGCACGGCTGACGGCCGCTGCCGCAACGCGTGGCGCAGGGCGTCGGGCGTGCCGGGTCGGACCCGGATGTCGTCGTCGACCAGGAGCACGTACGGCGTGGCTGCCAGTTGGAGGCCGCGATTGCGTTGGGCCGAACTGGAACGGGGTGCCCACACGTAACGCAGCCCAGTGGGCAGGCCTTGCGGCGCCCCGACACCCTCGGGCAACACGACGATGATCTCCTCCGGCGGGAAAGGCTGATGTCGAAGAGACGTTATGGTGGCAGCCAGGGTCGGCCGCTGCCCCAGCGTCGGGACGACGGCTGTGTAGCTTTCCAAGTCGTCAACTGGTGGCGCACTGCTCATCGTCGGACATTAGCGGAATCAGGAGGACGTCGTGGCGGTATGGCAGTTCGTCTATGGACGGCGCTTCGCCTTCGCGCCGCCGGACTACGAATCGCCCGGGCTGGGCGGTTCGGAGGGCTCGTTGGTAGTGCTGACCCGCGCGCTCGCGCGTGCCGGTGAGCAGGTCACTGTCTACGCGAACACCTCCGAACCGGGCGAATACGACGGGGTGCGGTGGATGCCACTGCCCGAGCTCGTGCGGGCGCCACGGCCTGACGTGCGGGTCGCGGTGCGCTACGAGGAGTCTGTCCTGGTCGCGCCAGGCGCTCGCAACATCTTCTGGATGCTGGACAACCAGCCGGCGAACGCAGCGGCGTTCCGCCCGCAGGCGGGTGCGTCCGCGCCGGTCGTGGCCGCCAGCGCTGCCATGGTTCGACTGCTGCGCACGGTCGGCGTTCAGGACTCCGTCACCATCGACCACCCGGTCGACTTGGAGGAATTCTCCCTGGCCGAGCCCGGTGTGGTGCGACGACCTGTCTGTCTCTTCTCGAGCATTCCGGACCGCGGGCTGGACGTAGCCTTGGCCATCTGGCCGCACCTGCGCGAGCGGGTTCCCAACGCCGAGCTGCACATCACCAGCGGGTACCGCCTGTGGGGTTTCGCCAGGCACGAGGCGCGCGAGCTGGAGAGCCGTTTCGCCCATACCCCCTCGGAAGCGGCGGGTGTCTTCGTGCACGGCGTAGTCGATCGATCCGCGCTGCGCACCCTCCAGCGCGCTGCTCGCGTGGTGCTCTATCCGTGCCGAGAGGAGGAAATGTACTGCCTCGCCGTGGCCGAAGCAGCGGCGGCAGGGACCCCAACGGTGACCACGAACGCCTACGCGCTCAGCGAACGAGTCGTCGACGGCGTCTCCGGCTACCTCATCGACGGGTCCATCGACTCGCCGCGAGTTCAGGCGGCCTTCACTCGACTGACCGCGGACCTGCTGACCGACGACGACCTGTGGGTGAAACAGTCCCTGGCCGCGCGGGACAAAGCCGGTGAGGCCGATTCCGCAAGAGTCGCCAAACAGTGGCGCGAACTCGCTCTCGGTCGTTGACACCGCGCCTCCGGAGTCTTCGGCCCGTCGGGGACCGTCACGACTCGGGCTGCTCCGGTGGCGCGGGACAGCGCCGAGGACCTCGAAGTCGTGCGTGCTGAGGCGTACGTCAGCGGCCATCAGGCTCTCGACGACTTCCTCTACGGACATTGCACCGACGGTGGCACCAGCCACCACCCCCTGCGTCAACGCCCAGGCCAGTGCAACGGTGGCCGGAGGCATGTGCATGGCGGCTGCGACGCGGGCGACGGACTGCCACGCCCGACGATTCCCCGGGGTGTCGAATGGGTCTGCTCCCGTTGTGGGTAGCGGCTTCGCGAACCACCCGCGTGCTTGGGCCGCCCACGCCAGCAAGGTCGCTTGCGACCGGCGAACGAGGTCGTCCAGCTCGTCGGTCAGGTACCGTGTGTTAGGCCACAGCGGTCGAGCCGGCACTGCCAGGGAGTACTGATAGCTCAGGATCGGGGTATCACCGGCCACAACTGCGTGGTCGACGAATTCCCGGGCTCGCGCGGCGTTCAAGTTGCTGATGCCGTACCGACGGATAACGCCCTCGTCGACCAATTCCCGCATCGTTTGAAACAGCGCAGCCACGGGCTGTTCGGGGTCGTCCCGGTGCAGCAGCACCACGTCGAGGGTCCCCACCGCGAGTCGCTGCCGGGAGCGCCGGGCTTGATCTCGCAGCGCGGCAGGGGACATGTCGATGGTCCCGTCGTCGGCTGGGTGGCCGATCTTGGTGATGATCGCCGGCCTCGAACCGGACTGTGCAGAGCACCACCTGCCGATGGCGGCCTCGGCTCGGCCCTGCGCGTAGCTGTGCGCTGTTTCCACGACGGTGCCACCTCGCTCGACGAAAGCGTTCAGACGCCGCGTGGTCATCGCGAACGGCTCCTCACCGAACGGTCCGCCGAGGATGATCGGGCACGCGCGCAGGGCCTGCTCGAAGTCAGCGGGGCAGGGACGCGCTGATGACAAACGAATCATCTCCTCCGGCGTCGAACTTGTAGGGTTCGCCGCCACGACCGAGGTCGATGGCGTGACAGGCTTGGTGAACCGGGTGTCCCACGGCATGGTCGAGCAGGGTTCGCCCCGGGCTGTAGCGGGCCAGTTCGGGGGCATAGGTCCGGAAGTAGAGGACCGGACGCTCCGGAGGGCCGATGTACAGATCCTCGGCGACGATCCAGTCGCGTATCCGCAGGGCGAGGATCCTGGCGCAGTCCTTGGCCGCCAGCTCCAGCACGAGACGGGTGAACCGCTCGCCGAATTCGGGTCGCTTCTGAAAGAAAGGAAAATCGTCCCACCGACCAGTCTCAACCAGTCGCGTCGCGCGACGTGCCAGGAACTCTGCGACCAGCGTTTGGGTGAGGTTATTCCCGCCGATCAGGGCGACATCAGCCTCGGGGAAACTGCGGGAGAACCGTCGGACGCGGCGATCAGCCGCGGCAACACGGCGGCGCGCATCTAACAGAGGGCAGGCCTCCGGCTCGACGTGCCATCCTGCGTCGCGCATGGCCTGAATCACTCGCCCGGTCGCGGGGTCGTCGCCGGACAGACCTTCCATGAGGACCTCGTACCCGAGGCTGGCCAGGGTGGTCACGATCTGGGCGGCGTCGTTACGGTCGAGTGTGGCGCCTGAGCCGAGGACGCTGTGCCGATCGGCCAGAGGCTCCCCGCACGACCGGAGGGTTACCTGGCCGGCTTCACGGGTAAGGCTGAGCGGCACCAGCCAGCCGGCACGTCCTTCCGGAGCGAGCGCCAGTGCTTGTTCGGCATCGCCGAAGCTGTGCCACCACGCTGAGTACCACGGCGTGCTGTCGAACACTGGTCGGTCTGCCTTATGGGCGGCCGCCTCGATCGAGGCGCGGGCGGCCGTGCCCTCCAGCACTCTCACTCGTGTCATCGGTGCACCGTCGGGGATTCCAGGACGGCGTCGTACACGAGCACCGTGTCTATGGCCATCTGCTCTGCGGTCCCACGCCGCAACGCCTCCGCAGACGTGTGCGACAAGGACATCCGCAGCTGTTGGTCGTCAACCAAAGCCTCGATTGCCGCCGTCAGCGAGTGCACGTCGCCAGGTTCGGTGAGCAACCCGTTTACCCCGTCCTCGATCAGCCGCGGAACGGCGCCGACGGCTGTCGCGACGACCGGCAGGCCGATCTGGTTCGCCTCAAGCACGACCCGGCTCGTCCCCTCGGTGTCTGAGGGCAGAACGAGAACGTCCAGCGCGGCGAAGACTCGCTGGACATCCCGCCGGCACCCAGTCAGGTGCAGGACCTTCGCCGCGCGGCTTTGGCGCGCGCGGGCAGCAATCTCCTGATGCAACGGGCCACCACCGGCCATCACGAAGCGGACTTGGGAATATCGCGCGGCGACCCGATCGGCCATGTCCAGGAACAGGTCAGGACGTTTCTCGCGGGAGAAGCGACCGATGTACCCGACCAGGACCGCGTCGTCGTGATCCGGGGCTTCTGGGCTCGGAGCACCGAACTCTTTCCGTATCCGCTCTCGTTCGACGGCATCGACGGGTTGGAAATGACGCACACCGTTCTGTATGTAGGCGACATCGCGGTTCAGTTGACCGCCCAGATTGGTTACGTCCGAGACGACCACGACGCGGTCAGCCTGACGCAAGCAGAGCCGCCCGAAAACGTTGAGCAGCTGATGGCGAAGGTCCGGTGCGATCAAGCCGTGACAGGTCGCGATCCAAGCAACGTCACGCCACGGACCCCAGGTTGACCGGGCTGCGGCGGTCAGATAGTCGGCTTCGTAGCCATGCGAATGAACGACCACCGGCACGCCGCGCATCACCGCGAGGGATTCGCGTAGCTGTCTGCGCGCGGTCCGGATCCTGATGGTCCGGACGTTGACCTTGCGTTCCTCGGCGAAGGCCATGAAGTGCTCGGGGGCACCGATGCTCGCCACCTCCACGCGCATCCCGAGGTTCTGTTGCGCTTCGGCGAGATCGAGGACGTGCAGGTCGGCGCCGCCGATAGAGTCTCCGACCTCGGGGCAGATGACGTGAATCACTGACCTGGGCGAAGCAGTAACTCTGTTTTCCTGCTCTTCGTTCATCCCCGCCACCAGATCTCAACCGGTGCCTGCTTGCCCCGGGCTTGGCCGTGCTCTAGCAGCGCAGACCAGCCACTTTCCTGCTGTGGCCACAACATGTCGAGCTGCGATGTGTAGCACTGCACGGCCGTAGCCTTAGCGCGCCAGTCGATCTGATCCGGTGCGGACAGGATGGTGGTCGGCGAGTCCGTTGCGGCGATCGGATCGGTGCCGCAGGCGTAGGGCAGGTCCTCCCACCGCAGGATGGGGATGTGCCGGCCCGCCCCGATCTTGGTGACTGCACGCGTGGTGAGGCGGTGATCGATGTGCCCGCCGATGCCGGCACAGGTCAGCAGCCCGCCTACGGATCCACGTCCAGCTACGGAGTCGACGATTTCGCGGACCAGATCGAGGCTCAAGGACTCGACGTCAGGCTCTGCGGGCGGGTTGTCGTCGAACATCGCCCGATCGTGCCGACACTGCCAACCACCGGACTGATCTCGACGATAGATCGCATCACGCAGATCCAGGTGCAGAGGCTGACAACCCAGCGCGGTCAGCGCTCGGCGATCCTCCTCACGCCGCAGTGCCATCGCCTGGTCATCCGGCAAACCACACTCGAGGTGAAACTGTCGGGCCACCTTGGAGATCTCTGGCGGCGGGTCTCCGGCGAACACTGTGGCCACGATCACCTCGTGTCCTGCCCGGGCCAAGGCGTGCAACGTAGCGCCCACAGACATCACGGCATCGTCGAGATGCGGTGAGATCGCCACAAAAGACACCGGGACACCCGCCGCCGCGAATGGCCTGAACCCGGCCTCACTCAAGGGCATCGCGGACCGCCGATGCGAGATACTCGACCTGCCAATCCTGCATCTGTGGATAAATGGGCAGCTGCAACAGTTCCTCAAACCAGACCCGCTCCGCGACCGGGCACTCCCCGTGCTCATGCCCCTCCCGACGCCACTCGGGCAGCATGTGCAGCGGGAAATAGCGCAGTTGCACCTGGATTCCGCGATCAAGCAGTTCCGTAGCGATCTCGTCCCTGGTACGGCCCGGCCCCGGACGCACGAAGCACGTGTACAGGTGATGCGCGGAGGAAACCCCTTCGGCGACCGTCGGCAGGCGCAGGCGCGCAACATCACGGAACTGCGCGTCCAGCCACTCGGCGATACGCCTCCGGCGGGCGAGGAACTCCTCGATCCGACCCAGCTGAACTCGTCCCACCGCAGCGGCAGGCTCGGCCAGCGTGGAGTTCGTACCGCCGTGACGTAGGGCGAGGCAGTCCTGGTCGAAGGAATTCTTCGCGTGCCAGTCCAGCCTGCGGTCGGGATAGACGTGTCCGCCGATCGATCTCGACGGCCGTCCGGCGAAATCCGCGTCGGGTTCGATGGCGATGACGCGACGCAGTACGTCGGCGAGTTCATCGTCGTTCAACGTCACCATCCCACCCTCGCCCAGGGTGGAGACGTTCTTATACGACTGGAAGCTGAAGCAGCCGATGTCGCCCAGTGTTCCCGGGTGACGTCCGTGATAGGTGCCGCCGAGGGAGTGCGCGCAGTCTTCGATAACCCGAATACCCCGGTCCTTCGCGACGTCCAGGACGGCATCCATATCAGCGCTAAGACCGCCGTGGTGGACCAGGTAGATCGCGTTCGTACGGGCGGAGACCAGCCGTGAGACCGACTCCGGGTCCACGTTCAGGGTCTTAGGATCGATATCGGCAAAACGGACTGTGATACCCCGGCCGAGGAGGTGGGCGACGGTGGCCTGGTAGGTCTGCGTTGTCGCGATCACCTCGCACCCCTCCCGTACGCCCGCGAGATATGAGGCGAGCTCAAGAGCGACGGTGCAGTTGGTCACCGAGATGGCGTGCGGCGCACCGGTGTAGGACGCGAATTCCTGCTCGAATGCGTCTCGCTCCTGCCCGCAGGAGAGCGTCTGCCCGCTGGCGAGCACTCGAGCGACGGCGTCCAACTCCTCCTGCCCGAACAAGGACCCCACGGGCCGATACGGCACAACGAACGGATCACTCACGATGACCCCCGACCAGTCCCGATCCACGCCTGATAGGTAGCTGTGCTGGCCGCATTCCACGATGGCATCCGCGTCCATTCGCGTTGCGCCGCGAGTCGGCCGACCTCGGAAGGTCTGAGAATCGGTGCGCACGCAAGTTCTGCGAACCGACGGGCATCGTCTGCCACGGCCAGCCCGGATATGTCCCGAGGAATGCCCTGGGCGCCGACGGTCGTGGTCACGGTGTAGCAGCCCTGATAGAGCGCCTCGGTCACCTTCACCTTGATCCCACCGCCGATACGCAGCGGTACGACAACGACGTCCGCGGCGCCGTATTCAGCGGCGAGATCGTCCGCCCACCCCACGACCTCGACATCCTGAGCTCGCGTCAGCTGTGACGGCATCGCGTTCCCGACCAGCCGCAGCCGGGCTTCGACGGATCGGTCGCGCAGTAGGGCGCGCACTTCCGGCAGGATGTCCTCGATCAGCCAGGACGTCGCGTCCCTGTTCGGGAAGTACGCGTAGTTGGCTACGAACAGCAGCCGCAGGCAGGAGTCGTCCGGGTTCCGGCGTGCCGGAACCCGGACGGAGTCACCGCAATCGAGGTGATCCCACCCGTTGGTGATCACCGGAGTCGGTCGTTGGGTCCATGTGGTGATCGCAGTCGCGTCGTCGTGGGTCAATGCGATGACCCGACCGACGCTGCGCCAAGCTTGCCGTTCAGTCCTGCGCAACTGGTCGAGCAGCGTTGTCGGGATCGGCTCACCCAAGCGTGTGCGCTGGTCAAGGATGCGCGATTCGACGTTGTGCTCCACAAGGACGACACGGGTATACGCCGCCGGCGGCAGCAGCCCGAGCAGATAGTGCCCCTCGACGTGGATCGCATCATAGGTCTGCCAGATCCGTTCGAGCAGTTCTCGCGCCTGGCGCGATTCCCTGCGAGGCGCAGCACTGGTGGGTGACTGGTCGGGGAAAACCCACCAACGGCGCAGGCCGACGCCCGATGATCGCAGACCCTGCTCGTCCTGTGCGGGTCTCTGGCTGACGACCACGTAATCGATTAAGGCCCTGCGC encodes:
- a CDS encoding GNAT family N-acetyltransferase — translated: MAGPPAVGRIWHRDQSCSGRSPMDRPPGRSESYDAAAAAELLAYSFPADDTIAERTRTWPRDRVYAVESEGELASVILWRVVTVLDHGNPLLMALAGPGATAATARGRRVLAGSQTDFLAAMRDAGCVLSGLETPIPKWHQNNGWGICLSVARFTGAPADLAWPSRTGAGSAVRFDPPHELVASVYEDCARDRFGLLERSAADWADLRRVGPGELRRDVVGAVAEGGDRGYAVLVHRLVGDGAGLEIEVRELFHTGPSALARLLYFLVSHNNVARLRWDAPPEVELWSATSHARTWEPVRALDKLVRVVNLAGLSLATNAFPGTGVIRVIDSQAPWNDGLWRIIGDGERITFTSLAAAPPTSADQAAGDVTVQACALAPFLLGASSPWWLRDSGLLSAPNEHALSQVSRLVGTRRPPYCPDSW
- a CDS encoding glycosyltransferase, with product MSSAPPVDDLESYTAVVPTLGQRPTLAATITSLRHQPFPPEEIIVVLPEGVGAPQGLPTGLRYVWAPRSSSAQRNRGLQLAATPYVLLVDDDIRVRPGTPDALRHALRQRPSAVLAAANLVGDPVLPTATNLTYRLLGLGYHNPFHGTSRLRWSGHSVIRLVPRATESVGVTHLCCTLLRRSLTSVVLLDETIDGYVLGEDLDFGARARQHGQLLSVPHALADILDEPSTAPEDPRAVAVLHGHVLSYFRWRHKRPGTFGTLAWGWSHVGQLLVLVVRSVRTRDVAALNGYLTGLRSCLAQIASETRNGAVPN
- a CDS encoding glycosyltransferase is translated as MAVWQFVYGRRFAFAPPDYESPGLGGSEGSLVVLTRALARAGEQVTVYANTSEPGEYDGVRWMPLPELVRAPRPDVRVAVRYEESVLVAPGARNIFWMLDNQPANAAAFRPQAGASAPVVAASAAMVRLLRTVGVQDSVTIDHPVDLEEFSLAEPGVVRRPVCLFSSIPDRGLDVALAIWPHLRERVPNAELHITSGYRLWGFARHEARELESRFAHTPSEAAGVFVHGVVDRSALRTLQRAARVVLYPCREEEMYCLAVAEAAAAGTPTVTTNAYALSERVVDGVSGYLIDGSIDSPRVQAAFTRLTADLLTDDDLWVKQSLAARDKAGEADSARVAKQWRELALGR
- a CDS encoding GNAT family N-acetyltransferase gives rise to the protein MTRVRVLEGTAARASIEAAAHKADRPVFDSTPWYSAWWHSFGDAEQALALAPEGRAGWLVPLSLTREAGQVTLRSCGEPLADRHSVLGSGATLDRNDAAQIVTTLASLGYEVLMEGLSGDDPATGRVIQAMRDAGWHVEPEACPLLDARRRVAAADRRVRRFSRSFPEADVALIGGNNLTQTLVAEFLARRATRLVETGRWDDFPFFQKRPEFGERFTRLVLELAAKDCARILALRIRDWIVAEDLYIGPPERPVLYFRTYAPELARYSPGRTLLDHAVGHPVHQACHAIDLGRGGEPYKFDAGGDDSFVISASLPR
- a CDS encoding glycosyltransferase → MNEEQENRVTASPRSVIHVICPEVGDSIGGADLHVLDLAEAQQNLGMRVEVASIGAPEHFMAFAEERKVNVRTIRIRTARRQLRESLAVMRGVPVVVHSHGYEADYLTAAARSTWGPWRDVAWIATCHGLIAPDLRHQLLNVFGRLCLRQADRVVVVSDVTNLGGQLNRDVAYIQNGVRHFQPVDAVERERIRKEFGAPSPEAPDHDDAVLVGYIGRFSREKRPDLFLDMADRVAARYSQVRFVMAGGGPLHQEIAARARQSRAAKVLHLTGCRRDVQRVFAALDVLVLPSDTEGTSRVVLEANQIGLPVVATAVGAVPRLIEDGVNGLLTEPGDVHSLTAAIEALVDDQQLRMSLSHTSAEALRRGTAEQMAIDTVLVYDAVLESPTVHR
- a CDS encoding aminotransferase DegT, with product MDADAIVECGQHSYLSGVDRDWSGVIVSDPFVVPYRPVGSLFGQEELDAVARVLASGQTLSCGQERDAFEQEFASYTGAPHAISVTNCTVALELASYLAGVREGCEVIATTQTYQATVAHLLGRGITVRFADIDPKTLNVDPESVSRLVSARTNAIYLVHHGGLSADMDAVLDVAKDRGIRVIEDCAHSLGGTYHGRHPGTLGDIGCFSFQSYKNVSTLGEGGMVTLNDDELADVLRRVIAIEPDADFAGRPSRSIGGHVYPDRRLDWHAKNSFDQDCLALRHGGTNSTLAEPAAAVGRVQLGRIEEFLARRRRIAEWLDAQFRDVARLRLPTVAEGVSSAHHLYTCFVRPGPGRTRDEIATELLDRGIQVQLRYFPLHMLPEWRREGHEHGECPVAERVWFEELLQLPIYPQMQDWQVEYLASAVRDALE
- a CDS encoding glycosyltransferase is translated as MEVDLSTGDLDLSRILFLAHNGAWPTTDGGRRRDAELLPRLWRRALIDYVVVSQRPAQDEQGLRSSGVGLRRWWVFPDQSPTSAAPRRESRQARELLERIWQTYDAIHVEGHYLLGLLPPAAYTRVVLVEHNVESRILDQRTRLGEPIPTTLLDQLRRTERQAWRSVGRVIALTHDDATAITTWTQRPTPVITNGWDHLDCGDSVRVPARRNPDDSCLRLLFVANYAYFPNRDATSWLIEDILPEVRALLRDRSVEARLRLVGNAMPSQLTRAQDVEVVGWADDLAAEYGAADVVVVPLRIGGGIKVKVTEALYQGCYTVTTTVGAQGIPRDISGLAVADDARRFAELACAPILRPSEVGRLAAQREWTRMPSWNAASTATYQAWIGTGRGSS